From Papilio machaon chromosome 29, ilPapMach1.1, whole genome shotgun sequence, one genomic window encodes:
- the LOC106712628 gene encoding uncharacterized protein LOC106712628: MSTIQDSAWSKISGETLNPKEKCLNITEEIYKRINITFQIKKLETGSQSDISDCSDQIDSNELSNETDLFACDKSSLSSSTDQERAISKCEKYININNNEETKLNKPAPVYKRPRKRFRKRVKKHQANKTRSGSDCSSDEAIPLSRVDIDTRNSQSESPDSVMGVPNIIIVAKESKQKPKSTQKNQQKQDEPTNSISEDIPIKLKTSQKPISDKSQQWKHCPICSLSFRGERGLRRHMTMSHIESDDIKDTNEIEKDVKSI; this comes from the exons ATGTCGACCATACAAGACTCAGCTTGGTCGAAAATTTCCGGTGAAACTCTGAACCCTAAGGAAAAATGTCTTAATATCACTGAAGAGATTTATAAAaggattaatataacatttcaaatcaAAAAACTTGAAACTGGATCACAAAGTGATATCTCAGATTGTAG TGATCAAATAGACAGCAATGAGCTCAGTAACGAAACAGATCTGTTTGCCTGCGACAAGAGTTCCCTATCCAGTAGTACAGACCAGGAGAGAGCTATCAGCAAGTGCGAGAagtacattaatataaataacaatgaagaaaccaaacttaataaacctgCTCCAGTTTACAAGAGACCAAGGAAACG ATTTAGGAAGCGTGTCAAGAAACATCAGGCAAACAAGACTCGGAGTGGCAGTGATTGTTCCAGTGATGAAGCTATACCACTAAGTCGTGTTGATATTGACACGAGGAACAGTCAAAGTGAATCACCTGACAGTGTGATGGGTGTgcctaatattattattgttgcgAAAG aatcTAAACAGAAACCTAAATCAACACAAAAGAATCAACAAAAACAAGATGAACCAACTAATTCAATATCCGAAGATATTCCTATCAAGTTGAAAACCAGCCAAAAACCGATATCGGACAAGAGTCAGCAATGGAAACACTGTCCTATTTGCAGTTTATCATTCCGTGGAGAAAGAGGTTTAAG aCGTCACATGACTATGTCACATATTGAATCTGATGATATAAAGGATACCAACGAAATAGAAAAAGATGTGAAATCCATTTAG